In Lutra lutra chromosome 5, mLutLut1.2, whole genome shotgun sequence, a single genomic region encodes these proteins:
- the LOC125100726 gene encoding 60S ribosomal protein L13-like, whose amino-acid sequence MAPSPNGMFLKPHFHEEWQQHVATWFNQPDRRVTDMRSGKPRHASQPSGPTRPIVRGPTVRDHTEVCGKGFSLLGLQVAGIHKMAAWAMGILVDPRRWNKSTESLQANVPCLQYCSKLALYPGKPSAPKKQGNSAKEFEFATQLRGLVMPRWNVYKNKKARVITEEENFKV is encoded by the coding sequence ATGGCACCCAGCCCAAACGGCATGTTCCTGAAGCCCCACTTCCATGAGGAGTGGCAGCAGCACGTAGCCACGTGGTTCAACCAGCCGGACAGAAGAGTCACAGACATGAGGTCTGGCAAACCCAGGCACGCCTCACAGCCAAGTGGACCCACCAGGCCCATTGTGAGGGGCCCCACAGTGAGGGATCACACCGAAGTGTGTGGCAAGGGCTTCAGCTTGTTAGGGTTACAGGTTGCTGGCATTCACAAGATGGCGGCATGGGCCATGGGGATCTTGGTGGATCCAAGAAGGTGGAACAAGTCCACAGAGTCCCTGCAAGCCAACGTGCCATGCCTACAGTACTGCTCCAAGCTTGCCCTCTACCCTGGGAAGCCCTCAGCCCCCAAGAAGCAAGGCAACTCTGCTAAAGAATTCGAATTTGCTACTCAGCTGAGAGGACTAGTCATGCCCAGATGGAATGTCTATAAGAACAAGAAAGCCAGAGTCATTACAGAAGAGGAGAACTTCAAGGTGTAG